A region from the Wansuia hejianensis genome encodes:
- a CDS encoding cytidylate kinase-like family protein, whose product MVITIGREYGSGGHETGRLLAKRLNLEFYDKVRLIEKTKELHCEEEMYSFLNEMPADSLLYSIAMEDTGHKPGSYPFRFLRKLAEQESFVLVGRCGNVALRECPDATSVFLYGRTEARIKRLELTQGMSEHAAQKAIRKTDMDRRRFHEYYGGEEWGLARNYQLCIDSTILGPEATAGLICDYLERAGR is encoded by the coding sequence ATGGTCATCACAATCGGCAGAGAATATGGAAGCGGCGGCCATGAGACCGGACGGCTGCTTGCTAAACGCCTGAACCTGGAATTCTATGATAAAGTCCGGCTAATAGAAAAGACAAAAGAGCTTCACTGCGAAGAAGAAATGTATTCATTTTTAAACGAAATGCCTGCGGACAGCCTGCTGTATTCCATCGCCATGGAAGACACCGGGCACAAACCGGGCAGCTATCCCTTCCGTTTCCTCCGGAAGCTGGCAGAACAGGAATCGTTCGTCCTGGTCGGCCGCTGCGGCAACGTGGCGCTCCGGGAATGTCCGGACGCCACCTCCGTCTTCCTCTATGGAAGGACAGAAGCGCGGATCAAACGTCTGGAACTCACACAGGGCATGAGCGAACATGCCGCGCAAAAAGCCATCCGAAAAACAGACATGGACCGACGCCGTTTCCATGAATATTATGGCGGTGAGGAATGGGGCCTGGCCCGCAATTACCAGCTCTGCATCGACAGCACAATTCTCGGGCCGGAGGCCACAGCCGGGCTGATCTGCGACTATCTGGAAAGGGCCGGCCGGTAA
- a CDS encoding LrgB family protein, whose translation MKDFFSNSVFFGVAVSILAYELGIFLRKKFRLAIFNPLLISIVAVMAILGLFRVDYQAYQEGAKYLSYLLTPATVCLAIPLYEQLAQLKKNIAAIVAGIISGVLTSLTGVFVLSLAFHLNHEQYVTLLPKSITTAIGMGVSEELGGIVTITVAVIIVTGVLGNIIADAVCRIFRIVEPVAKGIGIGSAAHAIGTAKALEMGEIEGAMSSLSIAVSGLLTVVGSSIYAMFL comes from the coding sequence ATGAAAGACTTTTTCAGCAATTCAGTTTTTTTTGGCGTGGCAGTGAGCATTCTCGCTTACGAACTGGGAATTTTCCTGCGGAAAAAGTTCCGGCTCGCCATCTTTAATCCGCTGCTGATCTCTATCGTAGCAGTCATGGCCATACTCGGCCTTTTCCGCGTGGATTATCAGGCTTACCAGGAGGGAGCGAAATACCTGAGCTATCTACTGACGCCGGCCACGGTCTGTCTGGCGATCCCTCTCTATGAACAGCTGGCCCAGCTGAAGAAAAATATTGCCGCTATTGTCGCAGGCATAATTTCCGGTGTGCTCACCAGCCTCACAGGAGTTTTTGTCCTCTCCCTGGCCTTTCATCTGAATCATGAACAATACGTCACACTGCTGCCCAAATCCATCACCACCGCCATAGGGATGGGAGTTTCTGAAGAGCTGGGAGGAATTGTGACTATCACAGTGGCCGTTATCATCGTAACCGGTGTCCTGGGCAATATCATCGCCGACGCCGTATGCAGGATCTTCCGCATCGTGGAACCTGTTGCCAAAGGAATCGGCATCGGCTCTGCAGCTCACGCCATCGGAACTGCCAAAGCACTGGAAATGGGTGAAATAGAGGGGGCCATGAGCAGCCTTTCCATCGCCGTTTCCGGTCTTCTGACTGTCGTTGGCTCTTCTATATACGCTATGTTCTTATAA
- a CDS encoding CidA/LrgA family protein — protein sequence MKYFKQFGIILTVSFLGELLHALIPLPVPASIYGLVLMLAALITGLIPLDRVREAGSFLIEIMPMMFIPAAVGLLDSWSVLRPVLLPVLIITAATTVLVMAVSGRVTQSVIRLEKRKKK from the coding sequence ATGAAATATTTTAAACAGTTTGGGATTATCCTAACCGTTTCTTTTCTGGGCGAACTGCTGCACGCGTTAATACCCCTGCCGGTTCCGGCCAGCATCTACGGGCTGGTTCTGATGCTGGCCGCCCTGATTACTGGTTTGATACCCCTGGACAGAGTACGGGAAGCCGGCTCATTTCTCATTGAAATCATGCCCATGATGTTCATTCCGGCGGCCGTCGGCCTCCTGGATTCCTGGAGTGTGCTGCGCCCGGTACTGCTTCCGGTCCTCATCATCACTGCGGCCACCACCGTATTAGTCATGGCGGTATCCGGCAGAGTCACACAGTCTGTCATACGTTTGGAAAAGAGGAAGAAAAAATGA
- a CDS encoding patatin-like phospholipase family protein, whose amino-acid sequence MKLGVVMEGGASRTIFSCGVTDVLLDEKILPDYFIGVSAGIAYGVSYISGQRGRNEEFTRKYMHEKRYMGFRHWMNPAKRCYYNLDFAFDEIPNRLVPYDYEALARFPGEVVAVVTNVRTGEAEYKRLPEYERRWETTIASCSIPVLFPPVQLGEERYLDGGIADPIPYRQAMKDGCDKIVVILTRERGYLKKEDKNERLVCRLCRKYPKIVERLKQRNAEYNRASRELFELERQGRVFVIAPEDTYGVKLTEGNWGRLEPLYREGIAEAKKRMKELKAYLGDR is encoded by the coding sequence ATGAAATTGGGAGTTGTTATGGAAGGCGGCGCCAGCCGTACTATTTTTTCCTGTGGTGTGACAGATGTGCTGCTGGATGAGAAGATTTTACCGGATTATTTTATCGGGGTTTCGGCAGGGATTGCTTATGGGGTCTCTTACATATCGGGACAGAGAGGCAGGAATGAAGAGTTTACCAGAAAATATATGCATGAAAAGAGATATATGGGTTTCAGGCACTGGATGAATCCAGCCAAAAGATGCTATTATAATCTGGATTTTGCCTTTGACGAGATCCCTAACCGGCTGGTGCCCTATGATTATGAGGCGCTGGCAAGGTTTCCTGGAGAAGTGGTAGCGGTTGTGACCAATGTCCGGACAGGAGAGGCGGAGTACAAACGGCTGCCAGAGTATGAGAGGCGTTGGGAGACCACCATTGCCAGCTGTTCAATTCCGGTGCTGTTTCCTCCGGTTCAGCTGGGTGAGGAAAGGTATCTGGACGGAGGAATCGCAGACCCTATCCCTTACCGTCAGGCGATGAAAGACGGATGTGATAAAATAGTGGTGATACTCACGAGGGAACGGGGGTATCTGAAGAAAGAGGATAAAAATGAGCGACTGGTCTGCAGGCTGTGCAGGAAATATCCCAAAATTGTGGAGAGGCTGAAACAGAGGAATGCGGAATATAACAGGGCCAGCCGGGAGCTGTTTGAACTGGAGCGTCAGGGCAGGGTGTTTGTCATAGCTCCGGAAGATACCTATGGGGTGAAGCTGACGGAGGGGAACTGGGGCAGGCTGGAGCCGCTTTACCGGGAGGGAATTGCGGAAGCAAAGAAAAGAATGAAGGAGCTGAAAGCTTATCTGGGGGACAGATGA
- a CDS encoding aminopeptidase has translation MKKEILWKKEELDLPAMNSFCEDYKEFLSSCKTERECTAFMEHGLQAAGCIPLSDVIEKKLVPRPGDLICADMMKKALLIFRMGTRPLLDGMRILGAHIDSPRLDLKQNPLFEDSGLAFLDTHYYGGIKKYQWVALPLALHGVVVKKDGTAITVSIGEKADDPVLGVSDLLPHLAGKQMEKKAREAIEGENLNILAGSRPLEGEEKDAVKAMVLSLLKEQYGIEEEDFISAELEAVPAGTARDYGLDRSMVMSYGQDDRVCAYTSYQALLQTAAPEYTSVCLLTDKEEIGSVGATGMQSRFFEDTVAELMEALGCYSEIAFRRMLKRTKVLSSDVSAAFDPNYPDVMDKNNSAYLGHGPVFNKYTGSRGKSGSNDANAEYLAWLRNLLDRAGITYQTAELGKVDAGGGGTIAYILANLGMEVIDFGVAVLNMHAPWEITSKADIFETYLAYRAFLLS, from the coding sequence ATGAAAAAAGAAATTTTATGGAAAAAAGAGGAACTGGACCTCCCTGCGATGAATTCTTTCTGTGAGGACTACAAAGAATTCCTTTCCTCCTGCAAGACAGAACGGGAATGCACCGCTTTCATGGAACACGGCTTGCAGGCCGCCGGCTGCATACCGCTGTCCGACGTGATTGAGAAAAAACTGGTCCCCCGCCCCGGAGACCTGATCTGTGCTGACATGATGAAAAAAGCACTCTTGATCTTCCGAATGGGAACCCGCCCGCTGCTTGACGGAATGAGGATTCTGGGCGCTCACATCGACTCGCCCCGTCTGGATCTCAAGCAAAATCCCCTTTTTGAAGACAGCGGCCTGGCTTTCCTGGATACTCACTATTACGGAGGTATTAAAAAATACCAGTGGGTGGCCCTCCCTCTGGCCCTTCACGGCGTCGTGGTCAAAAAGGACGGAACCGCCATCACCGTCTCCATCGGCGAAAAAGCTGACGACCCTGTGCTGGGCGTGTCTGACCTGCTGCCCCATCTGGCCGGAAAGCAGATGGAGAAAAAAGCCCGCGAAGCCATAGAGGGCGAGAATCTTAACATACTGGCCGGCAGCCGCCCGCTGGAGGGTGAAGAGAAGGATGCCGTCAAAGCTATGGTGCTCTCACTCCTGAAGGAACAGTATGGAATCGAAGAAGAGGATTTCATCTCCGCAGAGCTGGAAGCCGTGCCCGCCGGTACGGCGCGGGATTACGGCCTGGACCGGAGCATGGTGATGTCTTACGGGCAGGACGACCGTGTGTGCGCCTACACCTCTTACCAGGCGCTCTTACAGACAGCAGCGCCGGAATACACCAGTGTCTGTCTCCTCACCGACAAAGAGGAAATCGGCAGCGTGGGCGCCACAGGCATGCAATCCCGTTTCTTCGAGGATACCGTCGCAGAACTCATGGAAGCCCTGGGCTGCTACAGTGAAATTGCCTTCCGCAGGATGCTGAAACGGACAAAGGTACTTTCCTCCGACGTGAGCGCCGCCTTTGACCCCAACTATCCCGACGTCATGGACAAGAATAACAGCGCCTACCTGGGCCATGGTCCGGTTTTCAACAAATATACCGGCTCCCGGGGAAAATCCGGCTCCAATGACGCCAACGCGGAATATCTGGCCTGGCTCCGGAATCTGCTGGACAGAGCCGGGATCACCTACCAGACCGCAGAGCTGGGCAAGGTGGACGCGGGCGGCGGCGGAACCATCGCTTACATACTGGCAAACCTGGGCATGGAAGTCATTGATTTCGGCGTAGCAGTGCTGAATATGCACGCCCCCTGGGAAATCACCAGCAAAGCCGATATTTTTGAGACCTACCTGGCTTACCGGGCCTTTCTTCTGAGCTGA
- a CDS encoding AraC family transcriptional regulator, with protein MKKRSIKTQLTFFTIAVIAALSVITVSLLGGWIVNLNQYNHVIQQYYSFTALSNEINQAYIDLNSYIQNPNHEIRDKYSQSMDNAKSAITDIKDSSAEPDIYYAMVGIENMILEADRINREIMEQLNLDFFNITIWVETMQEIKARLSLQNQAFSELLLNPVADFIAASSLAALHSCYQKYFDTALNRLRQITSENKNYTVLRAQRYIKAHYPEALTLQSISDALQISPYYICHIFKCSANTGVMEYLNTCRIEAAKKLLQAENMSVKDVAFRVGFSDPNYFCRVFKRTTSLTPSAFKNLENESSVY; from the coding sequence ATGAAAAAACGTTCCATAAAAACCCAGCTGACCTTTTTTACCATCGCCGTCATCGCCGCGCTGAGTGTTATCACAGTTTCCCTGCTGGGCGGCTGGATCGTCAACCTGAACCAGTATAACCACGTAATTCAGCAATACTATTCCTTTACAGCGCTATCAAATGAAATTAACCAGGCCTATATTGACCTCAACAGCTATATTCAGAATCCCAACCACGAAATTCGTGATAAATACAGTCAATCCATGGACAATGCCAAATCCGCGATCACCGATATCAAAGACAGTTCCGCAGAACCGGATATTTACTACGCCATGGTCGGAATAGAAAATATGATTCTCGAAGCAGACCGGATCAACCGGGAGATCATGGAACAGCTGAATCTGGATTTCTTCAATATTACTATCTGGGTGGAAACAATGCAGGAAATCAAAGCCCGGCTGTCACTGCAGAACCAGGCTTTCTCTGAGCTTCTTCTGAATCCGGTCGCAGACTTTATCGCCGCCAGCAGCCTGGCGGCACTTCACAGCTGCTATCAGAAATATTTCGACACCGCGCTGAACCGGCTCCGGCAGATTACAAGCGAAAATAAAAACTATACAGTTTTACGCGCCCAGCGCTATATCAAAGCTCATTATCCGGAGGCACTCACCCTGCAGTCCATCTCCGACGCGTTGCAGATCAGCCCCTATTACATCTGCCACATATTCAAATGCAGCGCCAATACCGGAGTCATGGAATATCTCAACACTTGCAGGATCGAGGCGGCAAAAAAGCTTTTGCAGGCTGAAAACATGAGTGTAAAGGATGTTGCCTTTAGAGTGGGCTTTTCTGACCCCAACTATTTCTGCCGGGTCTTTAAACGCACCACCAGCCTCACCCCGTCGGCCTTTAAAAACCTGGAGAATGAATCATCTGTCTATTGA
- a CDS encoding sugar ABC transporter substrate-binding protein has translation MSVFTDMLESHPEINAVFVTSGDAVSNYGKILAEKGLQDKITLIGMDAIDSNIQAIKNHEIYGVMDQDFYQMGFLSGEYAMKLLNGEAVPPETFCDSMLVTADNVAQLHPEVT, from the coding sequence ATGAGTGTCTTTACGGACATGCTGGAATCACATCCGGAGATTAACGCAGTCTTCGTCACTTCCGGCGATGCTGTCAGTAATTATGGGAAAATTCTGGCGGAAAAAGGCCTCCAGGACAAAATCACGCTTATTGGAATGGACGCCATAGATTCCAACATACAGGCAATAAAAAACCATGAGATATACGGCGTAATGGACCAGGATTTTTACCAGATGGGATTTCTGAGCGGAGAATACGCAATGAAGCTCCTGAACGGTGAAGCTGTTCCGCCCGAAACTTTCTGTGATTCCATGTTGGTCACCGCAGACAACGTCGCTCAGCTTCATCCGGAGGTAACATGA
- a CDS encoding uroporphyrinogen decarboxylase family protein → MMTSLERFYAAVRFQEVDRMPVDLHDFAVCAKISGKTFDRFAFGPEDMAEAQIRLQKEFGHDVLLVENGTASLAQAMGCEVSLREDAPPAVTGAALRAIEEYDRLVVSRKILDAPLLKANLKTVQILRKKLGNSVAIMGRGDQGPFSLASQVTGMSELLMALADGGLEEELDHLLEISTQAGILCCTAMIEAGAQCSPLAKVRQDRM, encoded by the coding sequence ATGATGACATCATTAGAGAGATTTTATGCTGCCGTCCGTTTTCAGGAGGTGGACCGGATGCCTGTGGATCTCCACGATTTTGCAGTGTGTGCCAAGATATCGGGGAAAACCTTTGACCGGTTTGCTTTTGGTCCGGAAGATATGGCAGAAGCACAGATCAGACTGCAGAAAGAATTCGGTCATGACGTGCTGCTGGTGGAGAATGGAACCGCGTCACTGGCACAGGCCATGGGGTGTGAAGTCAGCCTGAGGGAAGACGCTCCTCCCGCAGTGACGGGAGCGGCGCTGAGGGCGATTGAAGAATATGACCGGCTGGTGGTTTCCAGGAAGATACTGGATGCCCCGCTGTTAAAAGCTAATCTGAAAACGGTTCAGATCCTGAGAAAGAAACTGGGTAACAGCGTCGCCATCATGGGGCGGGGGGACCAGGGCCCCTTCAGCCTGGCTTCGCAGGTGACCGGCATGAGCGAGCTTTTGATGGCGCTGGCCGACGGAGGGCTGGAAGAGGAGCTGGATCATCTGCTGGAGATCAGCACGCAGGCAGGTATCCTGTGCTGTACGGCGATGATCGAAGCTGGCGCCCAATGCAGTCCATTGGCGAAAGTACGGCAGGACCGGATGTGA
- a CDS encoding uroporphyrinogen decarboxylase family protein, whose amino-acid sequence MQSIGESTAGPDVISPAMYGWYAMRYEREMIRAVHKEGGLVALHICGNATGIIGQMAESEADILEIDQKTDLAGVWPAVKGRVAILGQISPVSLMNGTPQQVTAETEAMLRTVGGKKATGVILGPGCALGGETPFENIRAMLGTVLEGGRC is encoded by the coding sequence ATGCAGTCCATTGGCGAAAGTACGGCAGGACCGGATGTGATCTCCCCCGCCATGTACGGGTGGTATGCCATGCGCTATGAGAGGGAGATGATCCGGGCAGTGCATAAAGAAGGGGGGCTGGTAGCTCTGCATATCTGTGGAAATGCCACCGGGATCATCGGGCAGATGGCGGAGTCTGAGGCTGATATCCTGGAGATTGACCAGAAGACAGATCTGGCGGGCGTATGGCCTGCGGTCAAAGGGCGCGTGGCAATATTAGGGCAGATTTCGCCGGTTTCTCTCATGAATGGCACGCCGCAGCAGGTTACTGCGGAGACAGAGGCGATGCTGCGGACCGTGGGAGGAAAAAAGGCCACAGGAGTGATCCTGGGCCCCGGGTGTGCGCTGGGCGGTGAGACTCCTTTTGAAAACATCCGGGCGATGCTGGGAACAGTCCTTGAAGGAGGGAGGTGCTGA
- a CDS encoding uroporphyrinogen decarboxylase family protein, protein MYRRQIGQFRHYYELVNDHYVPYLMPFMGTGVLCSAFGSKVEFIDKMDPAQTGFIIDSVEDLDRLRMPEAGKDGLMPHVLQFIRYFKENSSIPVGITDCQGPLTTDLQLCGYDKCSIGCMIIRRKYIS, encoded by the coding sequence ATGTACCGCCGACAGATTGGGCAGTTCCGGCATTACTATGAGCTGGTCAACGACCATTATGTTCCCTATCTGATGCCATTTATGGGAACAGGGGTGCTGTGCTCTGCCTTTGGGAGCAAGGTGGAATTCATTGATAAAATGGACCCGGCCCAGACAGGCTTTATCATTGATTCTGTTGAGGACCTGGACCGGCTGCGTATGCCGGAGGCGGGGAAGGACGGTCTGATGCCTCATGTCCTTCAGTTCATCCGCTATTTTAAAGAGAACAGCAGCATACCGGTGGGGATTACAGACTGCCAGGGGCCGCTGACCACGGATCTGCAGCTCTGCGGCTATGATAAATGTTCTATTGGATGTATGATTATCCGGAGAAAATACATCAGCTGA
- a CDS encoding uroporphyrinogen decarboxylase/cobalamine-independent methonine synthase family protein, with the protein MELVTEALIRWAKLQKEAIGEPLDCCAGDQGVYVPEGIGIWLSDDDTVIMSPALYEEFVIPYNERIMKAFGGGIIHWCGCANQRYPEDLSWVHTCRLPLHSL; encoded by the coding sequence ATGGAACTGGTGACGGAAGCGCTGATCCGGTGGGCGAAGCTTCAGAAGGAAGCCATCGGGGAGCCTCTGGACTGCTGTGCAGGCGACCAGGGGGTCTATGTACCGGAGGGAATCGGGATCTGGCTGTCAGACGACGACACCGTCATCATGTCCCCGGCGCTGTATGAGGAGTTCGTGATTCCTTATAACGAGAGAATCATGAAAGCTTTCGGAGGAGGTATTATACACTGGTGCGGCTGTGCCAATCAGCGTTATCCGGAAGATTTATCCTGGGTGCATACCTGCAGGCTGCCTCTTCATTCGCTTTAG
- the vanR gene encoding VanR-ABDEGLN family response regulator transcription factor, producing MEQILVVDDEAAIGELIGVYLQNEGYRVFVCENAREALECIDKEKIDLVLLDVMLPDQSGFDVCRKIRENHNYPVIMLTARDQEIDKITGLTLGADDYITKPFRPLELIARVKAQLRRFIHYNPGQEDRDVAEVSGLRIDCRDHTCTLHGKKLSLTPTEFSILWVLCSNKGEVVESDRLFHEVWGDKYYSSNNNTIMVHIRHLREKMKDSAEHPKYIRTVWGVGYKIEG from the coding sequence ATGGAACAGATTTTGGTAGTGGATGATGAAGCGGCGATCGGAGAGCTGATCGGGGTATATCTTCAGAATGAAGGATACCGGGTATTCGTCTGTGAAAACGCCAGGGAAGCGTTAGAATGTATCGATAAGGAAAAGATTGATCTCGTGCTTCTGGATGTGATGCTTCCGGATCAGAGCGGCTTCGACGTTTGCAGGAAAATTCGGGAAAACCATAATTATCCTGTAATCATGCTGACAGCCAGGGATCAGGAAATTGACAAAATAACCGGTCTGACTCTGGGGGCGGATGATTATATCACGAAGCCCTTCCGCCCTCTGGAGCTGATAGCCAGGGTAAAGGCCCAGCTGCGCCGTTTTATCCACTATAATCCGGGCCAGGAGGACCGGGATGTCGCGGAAGTTTCCGGACTTCGGATAGACTGCAGGGACCATACCTGTACCCTGCACGGCAAAAAGCTGTCGCTGACTCCTACTGAGTTTTCTATCCTGTGGGTTTTGTGCAGCAATAAAGGGGAGGTTGTGGAATCCGACCGTCTGTTTCATGAAGTCTGGGGCGACAAATATTACAGCAGCAACAACAATACGATTATGGTCCACATCCGCCACCTGAGAGAAAAAATGAAGGATTCTGCGGAGCATCCAAAATATATCAGGACTGTCTGGGGAGTGGGGTATAAAATTGAAGGCTGA